DNA from Rubripirellula lacrimiformis:
ATTACGAGTTTCGTTTGCCCTGTCGAACAACAGATCGCGAGGACTGTCACGATCTCGGTCGCGATCGAACGGCCGCCAATTGTCGGATGGCTCAACGGGACAGTAACCGTCAGGACAATCCTCGGAGTTGAGTTGCAATTTTGGGGAGATCGCGTCGTCCCACGAATAGCCTCGCGTTTTCAGTGCGCCGGTTTTCTGGGCCTGCCGAGTCTGTTGATAGAGTTGGTATCCCTGGCGAAGATCGGCGTAGAGTTCGGCCGCAGTGGCGGGCAGCATGGCTCGGCCCGCGGCGTGAACGTGTCCGCCAGTGTTGTCTTGAAACAGCACGACGGGAAACTGTTCGACAGGGACGATGCTCGCGAACCTGGTTTGATAGAGTGCGTTGCCAGACGTGTAGACTTGGAAATCACAGTCGTTTCGCAGCTTGTATAACTTCGGGTCATGATTAAACCAGTCGAGTAGCTGCTTGCTCTTGGTATCACTGCCGATGAACAAAGCGATTTGATACTTCTTCGTCGTTGGCTGAGGCTGGGGTGCCGCGATCGGTAACGCGGGTTGAGGTGCGATTGCCGGCGAATAGATCGTCGTAGGTTCGCACGTTGGGCAAATCGACACCGACTGCTGTTTGATTTCGCCTTGGGCACTCAGGTTCACTGACTGCGGTTCGTCAAACTTCTCGATCCTGCCAACGCGTGGAGCGGGTGAAACGGCATTGGGGACGTTCCATGTGTCGTCTTCCGGTTGCGTGGTCGGACATGGTCGCAATGCCGTGAACACTCCACCAAGCAAAAGCGCGTGAATAATCGCCAGTGCGACCAGACCCACGCTCAATCGAATCCGAATTCCATCGTTCATTGAATCACCTCATAACTTCGATAGGGCAAGGAGCTGGCCGGGTCGTCGAGAACCGTGAGTGCGAATCCGCCATAGCCAGCCCATAGGCGAACGAATTGCTCGCGTGGTGTGAGTTCAAAACGGCCGGGATAGTTGTTGTCGAGAATCGCGGCGAATTGCCTACCGTCGCGATTGACCCAGCCGACGAAAGTGCAACAGTGGGCCGGCTTCCACCACAGAATCGCTCCGCGCCGAGTGGCCGTCGCCCAGTCGAGGAATCGCGGGTCAGCTTTGACGGTGTAGCTGTAGTCGATGTCGGCAGCATCGAGTCGGCTTCGCAATCGCGAGTCCCACTCGCCATCGCTATAGGTCGCTCGCCAACGTTCGCCGAGTTCGTACTCGTTGAGCCAACGCAAGTGATTGACCAGCGACGCGTGGACGCAGCTACCTTGGTTGAGCCTGCCAGTCCAATTGCGTTGATGCAATTTGTTCGGCAAGTTCGCAGCGGGTTGCTCCGGCGCGGGGGCCGGAAGCGGTCGCACCTGAACAGGTTGCTCGGGCAAACAACCGCTTGCCAGACACAGGACACACGCGGCGATGATGGCTCGCAATTTTGCGTTCATGCAGTGAGTGCTCCTTAACTTTTGAATATGATCCAAAGGATCGGGTTGATTTGTTCGACCGTCGAGACGAAGCGAATGGGCAATCCGCACATCACTTCCGGTTTCAGGTACAACGGCTTCGATGGATTGAATAGTTTGCTGCCCGTCTTCGACGAGCGAACGTAGTAACCGAGCTGGACGACTTCCTTGTCGGGAAGTAATGCTTGAACTCGCCACGTCGCTTCGGTTGAGGCGACGGCGATACAGAGGCAAGTTGCGAACGGGGATGCCCGAAGCCACTGGCTGGTCTTTCTGTCTTCGGCAAACACCAGACGTTCGATCGCCTTGGCTCGGTCGGCCGTTACCTGGCTGATCGACGCCATGACCATCCTTATTGACTAAGTCGAACACGAACGGTGGGTGTGTTGGTGCCGGCGGAAAGTACGGCTTTGCCGAGCAGCTTGTTGCCGGTCGCGGTTGTGACCGATTGGCCAGCGGTCGCGTCCCAGTAAACTTTGGCACCGGCCGACACCGAGATCGCGGGATCTTTCGCGACGTCAAAGACGCCCTCGACGCTGATCGCACCGAGTACGTTGGCTTTGATGTCGTGTTTGGTGATGCCGACCAGTTCGCCTTGCACGACGACACTACCGGCCGGGAGATCGGCGTCCGGCGTGTAGTCGACGGCCGCTCCCTCTTGAACAAATTCTGCTGCGGACATGGATGGTTAGACCTGAGGTTTGAGACGTGAGTTTTGAGTGAGAAAGTTAAGCTCGGATCACGCTTCGCCGGTGACCTTCACGGCGGCGCGTGGATCCTGGCTATTCACACCGAAGTCGATGTAACTTCGGAAACCCATCCCGAGCATGTTGGGTGGCATTTCGACGCGTTCGATCACCGGCGTGCGGCGGCCATTGAGGAATACAATCTCAAAGGCCGGCAAAACCTTGGGGTTGGCGAAGAGGTACCAAGCCTTGCCGCTCGCGCCTCCGTAGTAGGAGTCGGATAGATGCGGAGTCGAAACGACCCGATACTTATTGCGATGCGGATTGTCGACGGGAATCTTTGTGGGAGTCCCCGAGGCGTCGATCATCAACTGCGATGAGCCCATCAGCAGCTCGGCTTCAGTTTCAAGCTCGACCGGAACGACCAAGAATTCAGGACGAAGGTTGATAGGCTTCTGGTCTTTCGGCTTAGTGCCTGGACCCGCTTTCTGCTTGCGGAACGTCGTCTTAGCCGCAGTCAGGCTATCGGGGCCGAACTTGGTGTCGACGCCGGTGAGCAAGTTGGAGTTGCCAGCACTGAAGAATGCGGGAGAATTTCCGAGCAACAAAGTGAAAAACATTTCGTCGATCGACTCGGCCCCA
Protein-coding regions in this window:
- a CDS encoding DUF2190 family protein, with product MSAAEFVQEGAAVDYTPDADLPAGSVVVQGELVGITKHDIKANVLGAISVEGVFDVAKDPAISVSAGAKVYWDATAGQSVTTATGNKLLGKAVLSAGTNTPTVRVRLSQ